A region from the Lycium barbarum isolate Lr01 chromosome 8, ASM1917538v2, whole genome shotgun sequence genome encodes:
- the LOC132606293 gene encoding zinc transporter 8-like, translating into MNKVVAFKLLFLFLLPILVSSECTCDEDANDRNKTEALKYKVVAVASILLAGGIGVSIPILGKIIPAFHPENNVFFLIKAFAAGVILATGFVHILPDAFDSLSSPCLPEKPWGDFPFAGLMAMISAIGTMMVDLLATSFYRKAHLTTKQKPINSDEEKGGHGHGHGHVDVHTHSTHGHAHGSVLLSSEGSETLDLSRRRVISQVLELGILVHSVIIGVSLGASESPKTIKPLVAALTFHQLFEGMGLGGCISEARFKVKKTAIMAIFFSLTTPIGIAIGFGISTVYSETSPTALIVEGIFNSTAAGILIYMALVDLLAADFMSSRMQDSPKLLIGANIFLLLGAGCMSLLAKWA; encoded by the exons ATGAACAAAGTGGTTGCTTTTAAGCTTCTCTTTCTGTTTCTCCTCCCCATCCTGGTTTCTTCAGAATGTACGTGTGATGAAGATGCTAACGACCGGAACAAAACAGAAGCGTTAAAGTACAAAGTGGTAGCAGTTGCTTCGATCTTGCTAGCAGGAGGAATCGGAGTATCTATCCCTATTCTGGGCAAAATAATCCCTGCTTTCCACCCGGAAAACAACGTGTTTTTCCTAATAAAAGCATTCGCGGCTGGTGTCATTTTAGCGACGGGATTTGTACACATATTACCAGATGCATTCGATAGCTTGTCGAGTCCGTGTTTACCAGAAAAACCATGGGGTGATTTCCCTTTTGCTGGACTTATGGCGATGATTTCAGCTATAGGGACGATGATGGTTGATTTATTAGCGACGAGTTTTTATAGAAAAGCTCATCTAACGACGAAACAAAAACCTATTAATAGTGATGAAGAGAAAGGAGGACATGGACATGGACATGGACATGTTGATGTGCATACACATTCAACTCATGGACATGCTCATGGTTCTGTTTTGTTGTCATCTGAGGGTTCTGAGACATTGGATTTATCTCGTCGCCGTGTTATTTCACAG GTATTGGAATTGGGAATTTTAGTCCACTCAGTAATAATTGGTGTATCTTTGGGTGCCTCAGAGTCTCCCAAGACAATTAAGCCCCTTGTAGCAGCATTAACTTTCCATCAACTCTTTGAAGGCATGGGTTTAGGTGGCTGCATATCTGAG GCAAGATTCAAGGTAAAAAAAACTGCAATCATGGCAATTTTCTTCTCCCTCACTACACCAATTGGAATTGCTATTGGATTTGGCATATCAACTGTGTATAGTGAGACCAGTCCAACTGCACTTATAGTTGAGGGCATTTTCAACTCTACTGCTGCTGGAATTTTGATTTATATGGCTTTAGTTGATCTCCTAGCAGCTGATTTTATGAGTAGTAGAATGCAAGATAGTCCAAAACTTCTTATTGGAGctaatatttttcttcttcttggtgCTGGTTGTATGTCACTTTTGGCTAAGTGGGCCTAA